In a single window of the Jatrophihabitans sp. genome:
- a CDS encoding NTP transferase domain-containing protein produces MGEQSGWAVDPSSLREVLTDRRSVEQALPRAEPAQRLFLLGLLGRTEQGLAEGRRLLDEPAISADPWLVLLRLADLHCLLADFAAAEQCHQQAWRHALGRERQATTLHLIGVRQFEQGDRDAAAASFQLALTLLSLFGDTPERARTAAALALTRAGAGVDPAFDAVILAGGRGARMGGPAKPLRKLAGWPMLDHVLLACSAASRQIVVGPSRIGIGEPVFCREQPAGSGPVAAINAALRHVQRPVVLVLAADLPFIGGALGPLRAVLAGGSADATALVEPTGRINYLAAAWRTAALYAALDRLGDPAGQPVRALYDSVEVSYLPDFDGFGADCDTLVDLRSAESRIRQRSPGRLPAAQLAWPRLELHSPS; encoded by the coding sequence GTGGGCGAGCAGAGCGGGTGGGCGGTCGATCCGTCCAGCCTGCGCGAGGTGTTGACCGACCGCCGGAGCGTCGAGCAGGCCCTGCCCCGGGCCGAGCCGGCGCAGCGGTTGTTCCTGCTGGGGTTGCTGGGCCGGACCGAGCAGGGACTGGCCGAGGGCCGGCGGCTGCTGGACGAGCCCGCGATCAGCGCTGACCCCTGGCTGGTGCTGCTTCGGTTGGCCGACCTGCACTGCCTGCTCGCCGATTTCGCGGCGGCCGAGCAGTGCCATCAGCAGGCCTGGCGGCACGCTCTGGGCCGGGAGCGGCAGGCCACCACCCTGCACCTGATCGGGGTGCGCCAGTTCGAGCAGGGCGACCGGGACGCCGCCGCGGCCAGCTTCCAGCTCGCGCTGACCCTGCTCAGCCTGTTCGGCGACACCCCCGAGCGAGCCCGGACGGCGGCAGCGCTGGCGTTGACGCGAGCCGGCGCCGGAGTCGACCCCGCCTTCGACGCGGTGATCCTGGCGGGCGGCCGGGGCGCCCGGATGGGAGGGCCGGCCAAGCCGCTGCGCAAGCTGGCCGGCTGGCCGATGCTGGATCACGTGCTGCTGGCCTGCAGCGCCGCCAGCCGCCAGATCGTGGTCGGCCCGAGCCGGATCGGGATCGGCGAGCCGGTGTTCTGCCGGGAGCAGCCGGCCGGCAGCGGCCCGGTGGCGGCTATCAACGCCGCCCTGCGGCACGTCCAGCGGCCGGTGGTGCTGGTGCTGGCCGCGGACCTGCCGTTCATCGGCGGGGCGCTGGGACCGCTGCGGGCGGTGCTGGCGGGTGGCTCAGCCGACGCCACCGCCCTGGTGGAGCCGACCGGCCGGATCAACTACCTGGCCGCGGCGTGGCGCACGGCGGCGCTGTACGCCGCCCTGGACCGGCTGGGCGATCCGGCCGGCCAGCCGGTGCGGGCGCTGTATGACTCGGTCGAGGTTAGCTACCTGCCGGACTTCGACGGCTTCGGCGCGGACTGCGACACCCTGGTGGACCTGCGGTCGGCCGAGAGCCGGATCAGGCAGCGCAGCCCGGGACGGCTGCCAGCAGCGCAGCTCGCATGGCCTCGACTGGAGCTGCACTCCCCGTCATGA
- a CDS encoding shikimate dehydrogenase translates to MPPRSAAVLGKPIGHSLSPVLHRAAYGALGLTGWSYTAIECDEQGLAALLAGSDEQVVGYSCTMPLKRQVLRVANSASPEAVAIGAGNTLLRRDAGWHADNTDWIGIRDALAAASLPTGGAVTIPRAGGAVTILGAGGTAQAALAALAELSEPQVTVLVREPSRAGPLLDSAQRLGLPVRLAPLSERRHWLEADLIIATLPAGAADRFAGLPFRRDQALLEAVYHPWPTPLAAALTAAGAPVVSGAAMLLHQAARQVELMTGSAAPVEAMRAALLAAVPGCAA, encoded by the coding sequence TTGCCGCCACGTTCGGCGGCGGTGCTGGGCAAGCCGATCGGGCACTCGCTGTCGCCGGTGCTGCACCGGGCCGCCTACGGCGCGCTCGGACTCACCGGCTGGAGCTACACCGCGATCGAGTGTGACGAGCAGGGCCTGGCCGCCCTGCTGGCCGGCTCGGACGAGCAAGTGGTGGGCTACTCGTGCACCATGCCGTTGAAGCGGCAGGTGCTGCGGGTGGCGAACTCGGCCAGTCCCGAGGCGGTGGCCATCGGGGCCGGCAACACGCTGCTGCGCCGGGACGCGGGTTGGCACGCCGACAACACCGACTGGATCGGCATCCGCGACGCGCTGGCCGCGGCCTCGTTGCCCACCGGGGGCGCGGTCACCATCCCGAGAGCCGGCGGCGCGGTCACCATCCTGGGAGCCGGCGGCACCGCGCAGGCCGCGCTGGCCGCGCTGGCTGAGCTGTCCGAGCCGCAGGTCACCGTGCTGGTCCGCGAGCCGTCCCGGGCCGGCCCGCTGCTGGACAGCGCGCAGCGGCTGGGACTGCCGGTGCGGTTGGCGCCGCTGTCCGAGCGGCGGCACTGGCTGGAGGCCGACCTGATCATCGCCACCCTGCCGGCCGGCGCCGCTGACCGGTTCGCCGGCCTGCCGTTCCGCCGTGATCAGGCGCTGCTGGAGGCGGTGTACCACCCGTGGCCGACGCCGCTGGCGGCCGCGCTGACCGCCGCCGGCGCCCCGGTGGTCAGCGGAGCGGCGATGCTGCTGCACCAGGCCGCCCGCCAGGTCGAGCTCATGACGGGGAGTGCAGCTCCAGTCGAGGCCATGCGAGCTGCGCTGCTGGCAGCCGTCCCGGGCTGCGCTGCCTGA